The Silene latifolia isolate original U9 population chromosome Y, ASM4854445v1, whole genome shotgun sequence sequence TGGGGCGTGCCGACACAAGAAGTCTCAAACTTAATCCCATGAGAGAAAAAATAACCGGCCATACAATTGAATTATGTCCCGTTGTCACTTCGAACTATTTTGAGGGTTTTTGAGAATTGAGTGGCAACCATATTAATAAAGCTCATAAACATGTCAGTAACTTCCGTTTTATCAAGGAACAAATAAACCCACGTGGCTCGTGAGTAGTCATCAACAATAGTTAAAAAATAACGTGCACCACACGATGAAGGAGTACGATAAGATCCCCACAAATCACAAtgaattaattcaaaaaaatccGAGGCACGCTTATTATTAGAAGTAAAGCTATGACGATGTTGTTTTGCATAATGACAAACCTCACACACTAAATCCTTGTTCGAATTCAAACTACTAAAGAAAGGAATATGCTGCACTACTTTATTCGACGGATGACCGAGACGCCGATGCCAAAGATCAAAAGTGCCTCCCTTTGTCACGCTATTCAACACCGAAGTTCTTGTCACCGCACTAATCCAATATAGTCCATCCCGTAACTCACCGGCTCCAATCGTCGTCCTCGAGGAACGGTCCTGAATAAGACAAGAAGATTTAGCAAATTCAAAACATAGATTAGTGTCCGATGCAAGTTGCGAAATAGATAATAAATTGCACGTTAAACTCGGAATATAGAGCACGTCATGAAGAGTAAGAAACTCATTTATGTAGACTGAACCAGTTACGGTGGCCACGATTTGCTGCCCATTTGGTAAACAAACGGGTCTGCCAATTATAGTTTTATGGTCTTCCAAGCATGACAAGGTACCCGTCACATGGTTAGAAGCTCCGGAGTCAAGTATCCAATTACACGTACCACTTAGGCGCTCGGAATTGAGGAGAGAATGAGCTGAAGGACCCATTACTGCATTGGCGTGAACAGCTTCTTTGTCACGTCCAGTCCCCGAAACAGAGCCAGTAGCCGAGCCGTTACCCCCGAACCCGAACCGGTGCGCACGTGTTATTACCACCACGGAACCGCTCCCAACCGATGACCGATAGCGACGATAGTCGGCCGAGTGCGTGGCTGTCTCCCCACCATTCTGGAAAGCGATTAGTCTTAAAGAAACAGTTAGCAACATCATGACCACGGGTCTCACAATAAGGGCAGATCAATTTCTGATGACGATCACTCCGCTCCTTCTCGCGCTGAGCACGCCAATCAGGGCGAGAGGAAGACAAGGCAAACGCTGCAACATCACTGGTATCCGCGGGCGTTGTCTCTGCCCGTAAGCGTTCTTCTTGTAATACAACATGATAAGCACGACTAAGAGTCGGGAGGGGATCAAATTGAAATTGTTGAGAGCGGATATTACCATACAAGGAACTGTCGAGGCCCATAAAGAATTGGTGGAGACGTTCGTTATCTAAACGGTTAATCGCATCGGTTCCAAGATCACACTTACAATCTCCGCATTTGCAAGCGAATGGCGGTTCATGGACAATCAACGCATCCCATAAGGTTTGTAATTTACCAAAATAAGTAGTGACATCCATACCTTTAGTTTGGACACAATTCTTCAATTGAGTTTTGAGACTGTGAATTAGAGTTGCGTCAACCACAGAAAATCGAGCCTTCAGATTGGCCCAGAGGGCAGCAGCATCTTCACCGTAAGGTATGGTGGGTAAAAGCGCCGGATCGATCATATTCCGAATCCACTGCACAAGCGTACAGTGAACAACCTCCCAGTTGTCAAGAGTCACCGGGTCGGTAGGCTTTTTCAAGGTACCATCAACAAAGCCGAATTTTCGACGAGATTTTAGCGACATACGCATCGATTTTTGCCAATCTTGGTAATTGTATCGGGTTAGCATTATGTTAGAGATTTTTGCGCTAGGCACATCATGGGATCCAAGATAATAAGGACTAGAAGAGTCGATTTTAGGGGTGGGGATGTCATCGTCCCCTGCCATGTCGAGAgatttgatgattttcgtgattaGGTGcgttttagggttagggtttgattgttGTGGAGAAtccctgataccatgttaaggtAGTATAAGGGAAAGGTGTGTTTATTATTATGCCATCAACAAGGCTTAAATAGGAGTCATAATACAATAGAAACTTGCAAGGCAAGGCAAGTATACGGCAAGAAATAGGAAAGACATAACAATATGGAAATAGCATAATAATAGCTTAAGCATAATAATATACGGTATTCCTAATATTATTAGCTTGTCAGTTTGGAATTTGTACGACGGTTAAGACAGTTTGACATTATTTATACAATTCAGTTAAATTACTACTCTTTCAATATTTGTCTTATGATATTTACTAACTCAGACAATCGAGATTGTAACAGCTCTATTCATTTGGGGATGCCTTGCTAAAGACTCTTAGATAAATGAGGGTATTGCAAACGCCACCCCCGCGCGCACCCGCGAAACTACGACACTCTGCCCATGGAGCATAAAAACACGTCAGGAGTTCGTAACCGGTTTATAAGGCTTATAAATCGAGGAAAGGTTTGAACAAGCCTGCAATTAGGAGTCGCTACCAAATTATTGTGGAAATTTGGAAATCGTTCGAATCAACTTTATGCTATGTAAAATTAAGCACAAAGTAAAAGATGACATAAACATTAAAGATAAAGATTCGTTCCCCCTTTAGCATTCCATGTCTATAATGACTCTTGTAATGCCAACgaatacggatgttcacaaagatttgagtaaggggtgaggataTGTATTGGAATAATTGAACACTCAATCCCGCCCGCTCGTAACGACCTCTACTAATCGATTTCGATTATCATTTACTTTGATTatatcgattatatgcatgctatGTAACAATTAACGGGTTAATCCTGACGTGTGAAATTAACTATGTCGGTTAAGTTTAGCAAACAAAATTGAGCAAGTAGAAGTaggaattttgattttttttacatgCGAAACAATAAACATACAATGTATACAAATGAACGAATGCATGATAAATAGAAAATGCCAAATATTAATAATAAGGCTAGTAGCtactaatcaatcaatcaatcaatatatataactaaaggaggctttttttttctaattatactattagcattagaattaggagataactaattatttacaatttttctattataattaggaatataattttcctattagaaatgaaaattaattaattattttacaattttcctatcagaaatagaaaataaattaacaatttattaagacttttttttctaattatactattagaattaggagataataatcatttaaattttttctattataattaggaatatgattttcctattagaaataagaattaattaattatttaacaattttattattaggaacaggaaataaattaattatctgcaagttattaatattaaaaaaatattcatTAGTAtatgttcactttttattaaattagaaggaaaaaaaacctttgatatatttataatatccaattttataacaacttccgattaaaaaaatgaggtattatgaggctaaaaggccctaggccgaactgggttgtgacaaatgtgcatgatTAATACGTACTACAtagaatttactcatgtaaagagtaaaatgaacgctgaaatatgcccctacgtcttttgttattgctaatgtcatatttatttatacatattacgaagtttatttttcaaatgtcatatgtatttctcctactaattttaaagttacttCCCtaacaatacacttcaacttctatagataatttattataatattatttacattcatttgtcattatataaaagtatatgaatcaaaatttaaataacatattcacaaattattgataagtataaagtttgatatctatttttcaaggagtattaaaagataaagaaagttgctgttaatttgcgaatcgaaatataatattatgacaaattagtaaatgttttgaaaaactttattgtgcgattgttttacaatttaaagtaaaaatggtaccacgagtagtaaaatagatttgaatgaggcttgaaggtaaattagatacacttattatagacatatgtataaggttaagatgcaattcaagcaacgatcaacattaaaaaaaaaaattcatgaaaaccaaataaaagggtaagagtagtctttccctaacatagtgaagaccgtctctctcaagcttttcttctgataaatttacatgcataaaaagcggtattattcaattatatagagcaaactaattattgttaatgttatatattttttcttttgtgtgtaaattgagcacatcatcactataatttagagagagatacgaattggggaagggtaAGACATATTCgacatgcataatacgatgctttaactacctttaggcaaaaatataaaaataaataaaagtttaaacctaaaagggggtcacaTACTTGCCAAATCTTCTATAattctctaccgcattaatattctcatgaagtttatgacatttatttcatattaataaaaaaattaattatactgcttcgtacaatttgtgatttataacttttagctaacttatttgaacttgcttaaatttatatattttaagtgaagaatattaattataaatatgatatagataaagtttgatctttaattttctcagagataaaaaaaaactcaatttttatt is a genomic window containing:
- the LOC141631670 gene encoding uncharacterized protein LOC141631670 yields the protein MAGDDDIPTPKIDSSSPYYLGSHDVPSAKISNIMLTRYNYQDWQKSMRMSLKSRRKFGFVDGTLKKPTDPVTLDNWEVVHCTLVQWIRNMIDPALLPTIPYGEDAAALWANLKARFSVVDATLIHSLKTQLKNCVQTKGMDVTTYFGKLQTLWDALIVHEPPFACKCGDCKCDLGTDAINRLDNERLHQFFMGLDSSLYGNIRSQQFQFDPLPTLSRAYHVVLQEERLRAETTPADTSDVAAFALSSSRPDWRAQREKERSDRHQKLICPYCETRGHDVANCFFKTNRFPEWWGDSHALGRLSSLSVIGWERFRGGNNTCAPVRVRG